One part of the [Synechococcus] sp. NIES-970 genome encodes these proteins:
- the ndhD gene encoding NADH dehydrogenase subunit 4, which produces MAPDFPWLTAMIALPALSTLLIPLLPDKEGKTVRWYALIVGLVDFALMCFAFWQHFDPQATEFQLAESYNWLPSLGIQWSLAVDGISAPLVLLAGFVTTLSMFSAWQVDRRPRLFYALMLLLYSAQIGVFVAKDLFLFFLMWEIELIPVYLLVCIWGGKRRRYAAMKFLLYTAAASIFILVAALALSLNVAGGPNFDLAAIAQQDYPLSLQMWLYGGLLVAFGVKLAIFPLHTWLPDAHGEASSPVSMLLAGVLLKMGGYGLMRFNMELLPDAHVRFAPLLVILGVVNIVYGAFSSFGQTNMKRRLAYSSISHMGFVLIGLASFTDLGINGAMLQMLSHGLIASVLFFLAGVTYDRTKTMVLAEIGGLGQVMPKVFALFTVGALASLALPGMSGFVGELSVFVGLATSDTYSATFRTITVFLAAVGVILTPIYLLSMLREMFYTRDFDLSCDLGQATSVAVVGNAPVCFGNDCVLPSNAVYEDARPREIFIAACFTILIIGVGLYPKLLMQMYDAKTQSLNATVSQIQAIAQQPEPPQLAL; this is translated from the coding sequence ATGGCACCAGACTTCCCATGGTTGACGGCAATGATTGCCCTGCCAGCTCTTTCGACCCTATTGATCCCGCTGCTTCCTGACAAAGAAGGAAAAACTGTGCGCTGGTATGCCCTAATCGTCGGTTTAGTCGATTTTGCGCTGATGTGCTTTGCCTTTTGGCAACATTTTGACCCCCAGGCCACTGAGTTTCAATTGGCAGAAAGCTACAACTGGCTGCCGTCCCTAGGAATCCAATGGAGTTTGGCGGTGGATGGTATTTCTGCCCCCCTCGTCCTCTTGGCTGGTTTTGTGACGACTCTTTCGATGTTTTCTGCCTGGCAAGTAGACCGACGGCCCCGGCTATTTTATGCCTTGATGCTGCTGCTCTATTCAGCGCAGATCGGTGTTTTCGTCGCCAAAGATCTATTCCTGTTCTTCTTGATGTGGGAAATAGAATTGATTCCGGTGTACCTTCTCGTCTGCATCTGGGGCGGTAAACGACGACGCTATGCAGCGATGAAATTTTTGCTCTACACTGCCGCTGCTTCGATCTTTATTCTCGTGGCAGCCCTTGCCCTTAGCCTTAATGTCGCTGGTGGGCCGAACTTTGATCTGGCGGCGATCGCCCAACAAGATTACCCACTCAGTTTACAAATGTGGCTCTACGGCGGGCTACTGGTGGCCTTTGGCGTAAAGTTAGCCATTTTTCCCCTCCACACTTGGCTCCCCGATGCCCACGGGGAGGCCTCTTCCCCCGTTTCGATGCTCCTGGCAGGGGTATTGCTCAAAATGGGAGGCTACGGCCTGATGCGTTTCAATATGGAACTGCTCCCCGATGCCCATGTGCGGTTTGCGCCCCTCCTGGTGATTTTGGGGGTCGTCAATATTGTCTATGGTGCGTTTAGTTCCTTTGGCCAAACCAACATGAAGCGCCGCCTTGCCTATTCTTCTATTTCTCATATGGGCTTTGTGTTAATTGGTCTCGCCTCCTTTACAGACCTCGGGATCAACGGCGCCATGTTGCAGATGCTCTCCCATGGGTTGATTGCTTCGGTGCTCTTTTTCCTCGCTGGGGTGACCTACGATCGCACCAAAACCATGGTCCTCGCCGAAATTGGTGGCCTAGGCCAAGTAATGCCCAAAGTATTTGCCCTATTTACCGTGGGGGCTCTGGCTTCCCTGGCGCTGCCGGGGATGAGCGGCTTTGTGGGGGAACTGTCGGTGTTTGTGGGCCTTGCCACCAGTGATACCTATAGTGCGACTTTCCGCACGATTACGGTTTTTCTTGCTGCGGTTGGGGTTATTCTCACGCCGATTTATTTGCTGTCGATGCTCCGGGAAATGTTCTATACCCGCGATTTTGATCTGAGTTGCGACCTCGGTCAAGCTACCAGTGTGGCGGTTGTCGGGAATGCGCCCGTTTGCTTTGGTAATGACTGCGTTCTGCCCAGTAATGCTGTCTACGAAGATGCCCGTCCTCGGGAAATCTTTATCGCTGCCTGCTTTACGATTTTGATCATTGGGGTGGGTTTGTATCCGAAATTGCTGATGCAAATGTACGATGCCAAAACCCAATCCTTGAACGCGACGGTGAGTCAAATTCAGGCGATCGCCCAGCAACCGGAGCCGCCTCAACTGGCCCTCTAG
- the amt gene encoding ammonium transporter, translating to MTFPFTRFLLSPKAILGNRQSQRTGRLLLLAGVLPLLWRGAAIAQGTLPDEIPPAIQVVLDTLWVTVAAFLVFFMNAGFAMLESGFCRAKNTVNILAKNLIVFALSSLAFWAIGFALMFGDGNAVVGWSGFFLAGADNSPLTGADYSGIFSSLSWAGIPLFAKFFFQLAFAGTAATIVSGAVAERIKYVSFVIFSLFLVAFSYSITGHWIWGGGWLATLGFYDFAGSTVVHSVGGWAALMGALLLGPRMEKFAGDRINAIPGHNMSTATLGGLILWLGWFGFNPGSTMAADPEAISHIIVTTNMAAAAGAIAATITSWIQFGKPDLSMIINGVLAGLVGITASCAFVNVPAAIVIGAIAGVLVVFAVLTFESWRLDDPVGALSVHLICGIWGTLAVGLFSVGGDVYSWYASGEGPAAGLLFGGGFTQLLSQIVGIVVVGIFTAAFSFIVWIMLELAIGLRVSKEEELEGLDIGEHGMEAYHRFFRE from the coding sequence ATGACCTTCCCATTCACTCGATTTTTACTTAGCCCCAAGGCTATCCTGGGCAATAGACAAAGCCAGCGCACTGGGCGCCTATTACTCCTGGCTGGCGTCCTACCGCTCCTCTGGCGGGGGGCGGCGATCGCCCAGGGCACTCTCCCCGACGAAATTCCTCCGGCGATCCAGGTCGTTTTAGATACGCTCTGGGTGACCGTGGCGGCCTTTCTGGTTTTCTTTATGAACGCCGGGTTTGCGATGCTCGAAAGCGGCTTTTGCCGTGCTAAAAATACCGTCAATATTCTGGCAAAAAACCTCATTGTCTTTGCGCTGTCTAGTCTTGCTTTTTGGGCGATCGGCTTTGCTCTGATGTTCGGCGATGGCAATGCGGTGGTGGGCTGGAGTGGCTTTTTCTTGGCCGGGGCGGACAATAGCCCCCTCACAGGAGCGGACTATAGCGGTATTTTTTCTTCCCTTAGTTGGGCTGGGATACCGCTATTTGCAAAATTCTTTTTTCAATTGGCCTTTGCGGGGACTGCGGCGACCATTGTGTCGGGAGCGGTGGCAGAGCGGATTAAGTATGTTTCTTTTGTGATTTTTAGTTTGTTTTTGGTAGCGTTTTCCTATAGCATCACGGGCCACTGGATTTGGGGTGGCGGTTGGTTAGCTACGTTGGGTTTTTATGATTTTGCGGGTTCGACGGTGGTGCACTCCGTCGGTGGTTGGGCCGCCCTTATGGGAGCTCTTCTACTGGGCCCCCGCATGGAAAAATTTGCAGGCGATCGCATCAACGCGATTCCTGGCCACAACATGAGTACGGCGACCTTGGGGGGGCTCATCCTCTGGTTGGGCTGGTTTGGCTTTAATCCGGGTTCAACGATGGCCGCTGATCCTGAGGCCATTAGCCATATTATTGTCACGACGAATATGGCCGCGGCAGCCGGGGCGATCGCCGCCACGATTACCTCTTGGATTCAATTTGGCAAGCCTGACCTCTCGATGATCATCAATGGTGTCCTTGCGGGGTTAGTGGGGATCACCGCCTCCTGCGCCTTCGTGAATGTGCCTGCGGCGATCGTGATTGGGGCGATCGCCGGCGTACTTGTTGTTTTTGCGGTGTTAACCTTTGAAAGCTGGCGCCTAGATGATCCTGTGGGGGCCCTATCTGTTCACCTTATTTGCGGCATTTGGGGCACTCTGGCTGTGGGTTTATTCAGCGTTGGTGGCGATGTGTATTCTTGGTATGCTTCCGGCGAAGGCCCAGCCGCTGGCCTTTTATTTGGTGGCGGTTTCACCCAGCTACTGAGTCAAATAGTTGGCATTGTGGTTGTGGGTATTTTTACGGCTGCTTTTAGCTTTATTGTTTGGATCATGCTGGAGTTGGCCATCGGCTTACGGGTCAGCAAAGAAGAAGAATTAGAAGGGTTAGATATTGGTGAGCATGGTATGGAAGCCTATCACCGCTTTTTCCGGGAATAA
- a CDS encoding hypothetical protein (conserved hypothetical protein (DUF559)) — MPREIRPYNPILKERARELRKTMTRGETILWQHLRRRQVLGVSFLRQRPIDQFIVDFYCKDWDLAIEIDGSSHDSLAAQEHDAYRQARLEALGITFLRFSEYDAQNHPDTIIETIARWLLTHPQKSSLGGSDR; from the coding sequence ATGCCCCGCGAAATACGTCCCTACAATCCCATCCTGAAAGAGCGCGCCCGCGAACTCCGCAAAACCATGACCAGAGGCGAAACGATCCTTTGGCAACACCTCCGCAGGAGACAAGTTCTCGGCGTCAGCTTCCTGCGTCAACGCCCCATTGATCAATTTATCGTTGACTTTTATTGCAAAGACTGGGATCTAGCCATCGAGATTGATGGCAGTAGTCACGACAGCCTCGCCGCCCAAGAACACGACGCTTACCGCCAAGCCCGTCTCGAAGCCCTAGGGATTACTTTCCTACGATTCAGCGAGTACGATGCCCAAAATCACCCTGACACCATTATCGAAACCATCGCGCGGTGGCTCCTCACTCATCCCCAAAAATCCTCCCTTGGGGGAAGTGACCGATAG